From the genome of Pseudonocardia sp. EC080619-01:
GTCGCCCACGAGCCGCCGGTGATCTCCGTCCTGCCCGACGCGGACGAGGCCCGGCGCGCCCGCGCCGCCTGGCGCGACGCCTACGAGGCGAAGGGCTGGGGTGCCGGGATGGCCGCGTTCATCGCGATGACCAGCTGGACCGGCCCGCTCACCGACGCCTACCTCGCCGGCCCGGCCCCCGACCCGGCAGCGTTCGGGCTGCCCACCGAGGACGACGGCTCCCGGGACGACCCGCTGCTGTCCGACCGGTCCTGGGCGGTCAGCGACTTCGTCCCGGACGTCGCGGCACTGACCGCGGCGCGGACCCGCATCGTGCTCGCCATCGGCGAGGAGACCGGGGACACCTTCACCTCGCGGACCGCCCGTGGCGTCGCGGCCGCGCTCGGCAGCGAGCCGGTCATGTTCCCGAGCCATCACGGGGGCTTCGCCGGCGGCGAGTTCGGCTACCCGGGCAAGCCCGCCGAGTTCGCCGCCGTGCTGCGCGGGGTGCTCGACGGCGGCTGACGGCCCAGCCGGGCGGTCAGTCCTCCCGCTCGGCGGTCGCCTTCAGCTTCTCGAGCGTGGTCGTGAGCATGTCGCGGGTGAACGCCGCGCGGTCACGCACGCCGGTGACGACCCGGCCGATGGCGACGACGGGGGCGCGGCGCAGGTCCACCCAGGACTCGGTGACCTCGCAGCCGGTGCCGGTCGGCGTGATCTCGTAGATCCACTCCGCGGCGGTGACCGGGCCGAGGCGGGTCTCGAAGGCGAACCGGCGCCCGGGCGTGGCGTCGGTGACGACGGTGGTGGTGGGCCAGCGCCGCAGCCCGCGCCGGTTGGTGCCGGCGAACCGGGCTCCGACGACCGGCCCGGTGGGGGTGCCCACCCAGCGGCCGCCGGTGTTCTCCGGGCTCCACTCGCCCATCCGGGGCAGGTCGCTGACCAGGTGGTACACCGTCTCCGGCGAGGCGGCGACGGTGGTGGTGGCGCTGGCGGTGGGGGTGCGCACGGGACCTCCGGGGTCGGGTCGGCGTCGGCGTCGATGTCGGCGGACAGGCGGTACCGGAGTGCAAAGTTCCGGACCGTTACACCGTACGGGTGATTGTGGCTTGCGGTCAGCCTTGCAGGTGAGCGGGCGTCGCCGCCTGCGCTCTTCCACTGTGGAATCCGCGGAGTTCTTTCGACGAGGAGCGGTTCCACCTGCGTGGATGCCGTTCACACCCGTCCTCGATTTGCATCTGGGGTGACCTTCGTCGCATCATTAACCGTCAGCGGTGACTGTAACTTGGGCCGCCGGCGGCCGGGTGCGCGTCCGCACCCAAGTGGACGGCGTCGTCGTTGACCGGGAACGGCCGGGGCGAGCACTGCCCGACCGATGCCACCTCGAGGAGGAGGAGGGTATGGGTGAAACCACGAGCCGCGTGGCCCACATGCGGCGCTGCGACTCCGGGGACCGGTGGCCCGGCCAGGGCCGGCAGATGCCCCGCCGGCAGGCCGGGAAGGTCATCGACCTGCTGCTCGCCGGGCGACGCCTGCTGGACCAGACCCGGCTCCCGCACCCGGAGCACGTCATCGACTTCGGCTCGGCCCGGTCGGTCCTGCGGGCGCTGTGGTCCGAGGTCATGGCCGCGCTCGGCGCGAGCGAGGGGAGCCCGTCCCGCGACCTGGTGACCCTGCTGCAGGCGATCAAGGAGCTCGACGAGCAGCTCCTGCTCGACCACCTCGCACACCAGGACCAGGCGCTCCAGCGGGTCCGTGCCGCACTCGCCCACCTCGGGGAGGCGCGGACGAGCGCGGCGCTGCTGGACACCGCCGCCGCGACGGCGTGCGGTCTCGGTTTCGACCGCTCGATCGTCTCGCGCGTCGCCGACTCGCTGTGGATCCCCGAGCGGGTCCACGTCGCGAAGGACCCCGCCTGGGCGGGGGAGATCCTGGAGCTCGGCCGTACCCACCCCCAGACCCTCGACGGTCGCCTGGTCGAGAGCGAGATGGTGCGCCGGCGCACGTCGCTGCTCGTCGACCAGGTCCAGGAGCGGCCGGGGGTCAACAAGCCGATCGCCGACGCGTCCATGTCGCGCAGCTACTGCGCGGCGCCGATCGTCGTCCACGGCGTGGTCGCGGGCTTCGTCCACGCCGACTGCTACTACCAGCAGCGCAACGTGGACCCGCTCGACCGGCAGCTCGTCACCCTCTACGCCCAGGCACTCGGCCAGGCACTCACCCGCACCATGGTCCTGGACGAGATGGACCTCGTCCGGGCCGACGTCGAGCGGCTCTCGCAGCGGATCTCCGACGCCCGCGAGGGGAACCTCGGCGACGGCTGGTGGGGACACGGCGACGGCGAGGGGGTCACCGCCGGAACGCCCCCACGGGGCGTCGAGGGGTACCTGCGGAGCGTGCCGGACGATCCCTCGCTCACCCGCCGGGAGGTCGAGGTCCTGCGGCTGATGGCCGGAGGCGACACCAACGCCCGCATCGCGACCCGCCTGGTGATCTCCGAGGGCACGGTGAAGTCGCACGTCAAGCACATCCTGCGCAAGCTCGGTGCCGCGAACCGCGCGGAGGCCGTCTCGCACTGGCTGCGCAGCGGGTACGACCGGGCGGGCCACGGTCCGTCCCGTCCCGCCACGCCCCGATGACGGAGCGGCACCCGGGCCCGGCGGCGCGGCGGGGAGCCGTCCCCGTCGTGCTGCAGGACTACCTCCGGCGGCTCGACGCCGCCGCCAGGGCGCTGCCGTCCGGCGAGCGCCAGGACCTCCGGGCCCGGGTGTGGACCGACGTCGCGGCGGCCGCAGGCCCCGCGCCCACCGGCGACCGGCTGGCCCGGGTGCTCGGTGAGCTGGGGCCGCCCGAGGGGCTGGTCCCCGCCCGGGCGGGGGGCGGGCCGGGTGGGCTGCGGGACCCGGCGGTGGTGCACCTCCTCGGCTGCTCCCTGCTCAGCGCCGGGATCACCGGGGTGATCGGTCTCGTCCGCGTGTGGCGCGCCCCCTCGTGGCCGCGCCGCGACGCGTTCGTGGCCACCCTCGTGGTCCTGGCCGGGGCGGTCGCGCTGCCGGTACTGGCCCCGGTGCATCCGGTGCCGGGGGCCGTCCTCGGCGGGCTCGGCGCCGGCGCCCCGCTCGCGGGAGTCCTCCTCGGGGTCGTCCTCCTGCGCGCCCGCCGGCAGTAGGGGGCCGGATACCCCCCGAGGGGGAGGGGGAACCGCCCCCCACGGGAGGTGTGACCCCGGTCGCCGCCCACGAGACTGCTGATCCGGTGGGTCCGACCTGCACCCGGCCCCCCGACACCACCGACGACTGGTCGACTCGAAGGAGAGTTCATGACCACGCCTGGGACCCTCACCCAGTCGCCCGACGACTCCGTCGAGGTACCGCGCAGAACGACGGGTGCCGGCGGAGCGGGCGTGCTGAAGAAGGCCGCCGA
Proteins encoded in this window:
- a CDS encoding SRPBCC family protein; translation: MRTPTASATTTVAASPETVYHLVSDLPRMGEWSPENTGGRWVGTPTGPVVGARFAGTNRRGLRRWPTTTVVTDATPGRRFAFETRLGPVTAAEWIYEITPTGTGCEVTESWVDLRRAPVVAIGRVVTGVRDRAAFTRDMLTTTLEKLKATAERED
- a CDS encoding LuxR C-terminal-related transcriptional regulator; the protein is MGETTSRVAHMRRCDSGDRWPGQGRQMPRRQAGKVIDLLLAGRRLLDQTRLPHPEHVIDFGSARSVLRALWSEVMAALGASEGSPSRDLVTLLQAIKELDEQLLLDHLAHQDQALQRVRAALAHLGEARTSAALLDTAAATACGLGFDRSIVSRVADSLWIPERVHVAKDPAWAGEILELGRTHPQTLDGRLVESEMVRRRTSLLVDQVQERPGVNKPIADASMSRSYCAAPIVVHGVVAGFVHADCYYQQRNVDPLDRQLVTLYAQALGQALTRTMVLDEMDLVRADVERLSQRISDAREGNLGDGWWGHGDGEGVTAGTPPRGVEGYLRSVPDDPSLTRREVEVLRLMAGGDTNARIATRLVISEGTVKSHVKHILRKLGAANRAEAVSHWLRSGYDRAGHGPSRPATPR
- a CDS encoding alpha/beta fold hydrolase — translated: MRTHTLRTDGAEITYDVHGPDPAPGGPPPLVAIGQPMDATGFRSLAAHLPERTVVAYDPRGLGRSTRHDGRTDHDPDVQATDVHALITALGAGPVDVFGSSGGAVTALALVTAYPSDVRVLVAHEPPVISVLPDADEARRARAAWRDAYEAKGWGAGMAAFIAMTSWTGPLTDAYLAGPAPDPAAFGLPTEDDGSRDDPLLSDRSWAVSDFVPDVAALTAARTRIVLAIGEETGDTFTSRTARGVAAALGSEPVMFPSHHGGFAGGEFGYPGKPAEFAAVLRGVLDGG